One segment of Streptomyces sp. TG1A-8 DNA contains the following:
- the cbiQ gene encoding cobalt ECF transporter T component CbiQ, with the protein MGAGHAHRLYRHGHSPVHALPPHTKLAAAFAFVVVVVSTPRGAVWAFAVYAVLLAHVARRARVPAGFLLKRLLIEVPFVAFAVLMPFVAEGERVHVLGLSLSAGGLWGAWNVLAKGTLGVAASVLLAATTELRELLLGLQRLKLPPLLVQIASFMIRYGDVITDEMRRMRIARESRGFEARGVRHWGVLAKSAGALFIRSYERGERVHLAMVSRGYAGSMPVIDEVTASRAQWSSALALPCAALAVCVLGWTL; encoded by the coding sequence GTGGGAGCGGGACACGCGCACCGGCTCTACCGGCACGGGCATTCGCCCGTGCACGCCCTGCCGCCGCACACCAAGCTGGCCGCCGCCTTCGCCTTCGTGGTGGTGGTGGTGTCCACCCCGCGCGGGGCGGTGTGGGCGTTCGCGGTGTACGCCGTGCTGCTCGCCCACGTCGCGCGCCGCGCGCGCGTGCCGGCCGGCTTCCTGCTCAAACGGCTGCTGATCGAGGTGCCGTTCGTGGCGTTCGCGGTGCTGATGCCGTTCGTCGCCGAGGGCGAGCGGGTGCACGTGCTCGGGCTGTCGCTGAGCGCCGGCGGACTGTGGGGCGCCTGGAACGTGCTCGCCAAGGGCACCCTCGGCGTCGCCGCGTCGGTGCTGCTGGCCGCCACCACCGAGCTGCGCGAACTGCTGCTCGGACTGCAACGGCTGAAACTGCCGCCGCTGCTCGTGCAGATCGCCTCCTTCATGATCCGCTACGGCGACGTCATCACCGACGAGATGCGCCGGATGCGCATCGCCCGTGAGTCGCGCGGCTTCGAGGCGCGGGGCGTGCGGCACTGGGGGGTGCTCGCCAAGTCCGCCGGCGCGCTGTTCATCCGCTCCTACGAACGCGGGGAGCGGGTGCACCTGGCCATGGTGAGCCGGGGGTACGCCGGTTCGATGCCGGTGATCGACGAGGTGACCGCGTCCCGGGCGCAGTGGTCCTCCGCCCTCGCCCTGCCCTGCGCCGCCCTCGCCGTCTGTGTGCTGGGATGGACCCTGTGA
- a CDS encoding energy-coupling factor ABC transporter permease, with product MHVPDGFIDAPTSAVAGVVAAGALAVSLRGARRELDERTAPLAGLVAAFIFAVQMLNFPVAAGTSGHLLGGALAAILVGPYTGVLCVSVVLLMQGVLFADGGLTALGVNITDMAVTTTVVAYAVFRALLSVLPRRRRAVTVASFVAALVSVPAAACVFTLVYAIGGTTDVPIGKVATAMIGVHVLIGVGEAVITALTVSAVVAVRPDLVHGARGLRQRLKLRVDGELVDVPAAAEPVAARTSRRTLWVTGLVTSLVLAGFVSFYASSSPDGLEKVAHDKGIDAGARPHTASGSPLAGYGVKDVADARLSGGLAGVIGVGVTVVAGSTVFWAVRRRRGTDVSPASTAGTGV from the coding sequence GTGCACGTACCTGACGGATTCATCGACGCCCCCACCTCCGCCGTCGCCGGGGTGGTCGCCGCCGGCGCCCTCGCGGTGAGCCTGCGCGGTGCCCGCCGCGAACTCGACGAACGCACGGCCCCGCTGGCGGGCCTGGTGGCGGCCTTCATCTTCGCCGTCCAGATGCTCAACTTCCCGGTGGCGGCCGGCACCAGCGGTCACCTGCTCGGAGGAGCACTCGCCGCGATACTCGTCGGGCCGTACACGGGCGTGCTCTGCGTGTCGGTCGTGCTGCTCATGCAGGGCGTGCTGTTCGCGGACGGCGGGCTGACCGCGCTCGGCGTGAACATCACCGACATGGCGGTCACCACGACGGTCGTGGCGTACGCCGTCTTCCGCGCCCTGCTGTCCGTGCTGCCCCGCAGGCGGCGCGCGGTGACCGTCGCCTCCTTCGTCGCCGCGCTGGTGTCCGTGCCGGCCGCGGCCTGCGTGTTCACGCTGGTCTACGCGATCGGCGGCACCACCGACGTCCCGATCGGCAAGGTGGCGACCGCGATGATCGGCGTCCACGTCCTGATCGGCGTCGGCGAGGCCGTGATCACGGCGCTCACGGTGAGCGCCGTCGTCGCCGTGCGCCCGGACCTGGTGCACGGCGCGCGCGGTCTGCGCCAACGGCTCAAGCTGCGGGTCGACGGCGAGCTGGTGGACGTCCCGGCCGCCGCGGAGCCCGTGGCGGCGCGCACCTCCCGGCGCACGCTGTGGGTCACCGGGCTGGTCACCTCGCTGGTGCTCGCCGGGTTCGTCAGCTTCTACGCCTCCTCCAGCCCCGACGGCCTGGAGAAGGTCGCGCACGACAAGGGCATCGACGCCGGGGCCAGGCCGCACACGGCGTCCGGCTCCCCGCTCGCCGGCTACGGCGTGAAGGACGTCGCCGACGCCCGGCTGTCCGGCGGCCTGGCGGGCGTGATCGGCGTCGGCGTCACCGTCGTCGCGGGCAGCACGGTGTTCTGGGCCGTGCGCAGGCGCCGCGGCACCGACGTGTCGCCCGCCTCGACCGCGGGCACCGGGGTCTGA
- a CDS encoding energy-coupling factor ABC transporter ATP-binding protein, translating to MDPVTAPASLEVSGLAFAYPDGHQALFGVDFSVARGERVALLGPNGAGKTTLVLHLNGILGGGTGTVTVAGLPVGKKHMATVRQKVGIVFQDPDDQLFMPTVREDVAFGPAAAGVRGAALEERVRTALERVGMQDFADRPPHHLSFGQRRRVAVATVLATEPEILVLDEPSSNLDPASRRELADVLRSLDVTVLMVTHDLPYALELCPRALILSDGVIAADGPTGRLLSDEALMRAHRLELPFGFDPRSVATGT from the coding sequence ATGGACCCTGTGACTGCACCCGCCTCCCTGGAGGTCTCCGGCCTCGCCTTCGCCTACCCCGACGGCCACCAGGCCCTGTTCGGCGTGGACTTCTCCGTCGCGCGCGGCGAACGCGTCGCGCTGCTCGGCCCGAACGGCGCCGGCAAGACCACCCTCGTACTGCACCTGAACGGCATCCTGGGCGGCGGCACCGGCACGGTGACCGTGGCCGGGCTGCCGGTCGGCAAGAAGCACATGGCCACGGTCCGGCAGAAGGTCGGCATCGTCTTCCAGGACCCGGACGACCAGTTGTTCATGCCGACCGTGCGGGAGGACGTGGCGTTCGGTCCGGCCGCCGCCGGGGTCAGGGGGGCCGCGCTGGAGGAGCGGGTGCGCACCGCCCTGGAGCGGGTCGGCATGCAGGACTTCGCCGACCGGCCGCCGCACCACCTGTCCTTCGGGCAGCGCCGCCGGGTCGCGGTGGCGACGGTGCTCGCGACGGAGCCGGAGATCCTCGTCCTGGACGAGCCGTCCTCCAACCTCGACCCGGCCTCCCGGCGCGAACTGGCCGACGTCCTGCGCTCGCTGGACGTCACCGTCCTCATGGTCACGCACGACCTGCCGTACGCGCTGGAGCTGTGCCCGCGCGCGCTGATCCTGAGCGACGGCGTGATCGCGGCGGACGGCCCGACCGGACGGCTGCTGTCCGACGAGGCGTTGATGCGGGCCCACCGCCTGGAACTGCCGTTCGGCTTCGACCCGAGGTCGGTGGCCACCGGGACCTGA